In Leifsonia sp. PS1209, the genomic stretch CACCGAGAGCACCACGCCGACGAGGCTCGGGCCGGGGGTCTGCAGCAGCACGGCGATGATCGAGCCGGGGGAGGCCGGAGCGCGGAGGCCGGTCTGGAACGCGGCGTTGATCGCGACACCGGTCATACCGCCGGCGATGGCGCCGATGATCAGGATCGGCTTCATCAGCACGTACGGGAAGTAGATCTCGTGGATGCCACCGAAGAACTGGATGATGATCGCGCCGGGTGCGCTCGCCCGGGCGACGCCGAGGCCGAAGAACGAGTACGCGGCCAGGATGCCGAGACCGGGGCCGGGGTTCGCCTCGAGGAGGAACAGGATCGACTTGCCGGTCTGCTGCGCCTGCTCGATGCCGAGCGGGGTGAGCACGCCGTGGTTGATCGCGTTGTTGAGGAACAGCACCTTGCCCGGCTCGATCAGGATGCTCGCGAGCGGCAGCAGGTGCAGGGACACCAGCCAGTTCACCGCACCGCCGAGCACGCTGCTCAGCCATTCGACGATCGGTGCGATGCCGAAGAACGCACCGATCGACAACAGCATGCCGACGATGCCGGCCGAGAAGTTGTTCACCAGCATCTCGAAGCCGGCCTTGATCTTGCCGTCCCAGATGCGGTCCACCTGCTTGATCACGTATGCGCCGAGCGGGCCCATGATCATCGCGCCGATGAACATCGGGATGTTGCTGCCGACGATCACACCCATCGTGGCGATGGAGCCGACCACGCCGCCACGCACGCCGTAGACCATGCGGCCACCGGTGTTCGCGATCAGCAGGGGCAGCAGGTAGGTGATCATCGGGCCGACGAGGCCCACGTACTGGTTGAAAGTGTGACCACTCGGGTCCTGCGCCAGCACGGTGGCGGCGCCTTCCCAGCCGATCTTCGCCTGGTCCCCGAAACCGCCGAGGATGCCGCTGATCGCCCAGTTGGTGCTCTGCAGCCAGCCGGTCGCGATGAAGAGTGCCGTGATGAACCCCCAGGCGATGAACGCAGGGATGTTCGGCATGACCATGTTCGAGAGGAAGGTTCCGAAGCGCTGCACGTGAACGCGCGCGCCGTTCGGCTTCCGTGTCGTCGTCTCTGACGCCGTGGACATTGTGGTGCCTCGTTTCTTGTCGGGGTTACTGTGGGGGGCGCCCGGAGATGGCGGCGCGAACCGCATCCCGGGCCTCTGCCGCGCCATCGGCGGCCAGTGCGATCTCGGCCAGGTTCTTCGCCTGGTCGAGGGTGAAGCGCTTGATGGACATGCGCACGTCGGCGATCGCCGCCGGCGACATCGAGAGGGTCGTCGCGCCGAGGCCGACGAGCACGACGGCGAGCAGCGGGTCGGCCGCGGCCTCTCCGCAGATGCCGACCGGCTTGCCGAGGTCGCTTCCCGCCTTGCCGACCTCGCCGATCAGGCGGAGGACGGCCGGGTGCCACGGGTCCTGGAACCCGGCGACGGAGCCGAGCAGGCGGTCGGCGGCGAGCGAGTACTGGGTGAGGTCGTTGGTGCCGATGGAGGCGAACGCCGCCTCGCGCAGGATGCGGTCCGCTGTCAGCGCTGCCGACGGGATCTCCACCATCACGCCGACGGTCTTCAGCCCGAACTCGGACGCCAGCTGCACGAAGTAGCGGGTCTCCTCGACCGTCGCGACCATCGGCGCCATCACCCAGAGGTCGGCGTCCGTCGCGGCGTCGGCTTCGGCGAGGGCCGTCAGCTGCTCGCGCAGCAGGTCCTCGTTGGCGCGGAGCGCGCGCAGGCCGCGCAGGCCGAGCGCCGGGTTGTCCTCGTGAGCGTCGTTCAGGAATTCGAGCGGCTTGTCCGCGCCCGCGTCCAGCACACGCGCGACCACCTTCTGGCCGGGGAACGCCGACAGCAGCCGGATGTACTCCGCCCGCTGCTGCTCGACGGTCGGGGCCATGCGCTGGTCGAGGAAGAGGAACTCGGTGCGGAACAGGCCGACGCCCTCGGCCCCCGCATCCACTGCCTTCTGTGCGCCGTCTGCCGAACCGAGGTTGGCGAGCAGCGGGATGGCGGTGCCGTCGGCGAGCGTGCCCGGTTCGGTTCCCCCGCTGAGGGCGGCCTCGCGGTCGGCGATGCGGCGCTCTGCATCGGCGCGGCGTTCGGCGTCCGGTGCGACCGTGACGGTTCCGGATGCGGCGTCCACAACGATCTCGGTGCCGTCGGCGATGGCGTCCGCCCCTGCGACGCCGACGATGGCGACGATGGCCTTCTCGCGCGCCAGGATCGCGGTGTGCGACGTCGGTCCGCCCTCGCGGGTGACCAGGCCGAGCACCTTGGTCAGGTCGAGCAGGGCGGTGTCGGCAGGCGCGAGGTCGTGCGCGACCAGGATGTACGGGGTGTCGGACTGCGGCACGCCGGGCGCCGGGCGGCCGGACAGTGCGGAGATGACGCGCTGGGCGACATCGTCCAGGTCGGTCGCGCGCTCGCCCATGTATCCGCCGAGGCCGATGAGCATGTCGCGGAAGACGGCGAAGCCCTCGAACACGGCGCGTTCCGCGGTCTTGCCGGACTCGATGCGGTCGGAGACGTCGGAGGCGAGAGTGGAGTCCTCCGCCATCATCGACTGGGCTTCGAGCACGTCGGCCGCGGTGCCGTCCACCTTCGCGGCGCGGGCGCGCAGGTCGTCTGCGACGGCGGCGACCGCGGAGGCGAAGCGTGCGCGCTCCTCGTCCGGGGTGCTGGTGCTCGGGGTGTCAGCGGGCTCGGGAAGCGGGTCGGACATCCGGAGCACGGGGCCGATGGCGATGCCCTGGCCGATGCCTGCCCCGGTGAGGACGTCAGTGGCGGTGGTGTCGGACATGATCAGGCGTCGTGATCCGTCGCGAGGATCTCGGCCAGGTCGTCGAGCACGGCCTCGCCGCCTGGTGCGTCCGTGGTAAGAACGATCTTGTCCCCGTGGTCGATGCCCAGGGAGATGACGCCCAGGATGCTTCCCGCGTCGACGGTCTTGCCGCCCTCCTTGGTCAGCTTGACCTGCGCGCCGGACTTGCCGACCGCCTCGACGAACAGCTTCGCCGGGCGCGCGTGCAGCCCGTGGGTCGATCCGACGGTGATGATCCGCTCAGCCATGATTCTGTGCTCCTTCGGTGTCGCTCGGGAACGTTTCCCGGCTTCCCATATTCATAGTCTCGCTGCTCACAGGGCCGCAGCCTTTGCGTCGAGAGCCAGGTCGAGGGCCGCGGATCCGTCGATGGCAGCGGGGGAGACGGCGGGCAGCACGGCGACGGCGGCGCCGGACGATGCCGCCAGTTCCTGCAGGGCGGGCAGCTGCGGCGAGAGGTGCGCACCGACGAGGACGACGTCGACGCCCGCGTACGACTCGAGCTGGCTGGCGCTCCCCGCGACGACGTTCGCCTCGACACCACGAGCGGCAGCTGCTGTGCGCAGCTTCAGGGCGACGAACGTGCTCGACGCGCCGGCGCCACAGACGACCAGGATCTTCATTGACCTGCCTTGCCTTTCGAGATGGTGCGGATGGAGCCTCTTCGATGCTTGTCCGCATCCACCGGTCGTGCCAGCAGCGTTTCTTCCTCCTGTGCGGAAAGATCGTCGGGGAGCGGCCACCGTGCGGTCAGGAGGTGGTTGACTCGGGGAGAAAGGTGGTCGCGGTGGCCCTCTCGGCGAAGCAGACGAGAATGCTGGACATTCTCGCGCGCCGTGCTGCCTGGGTGACGGCCGCCGACCTCGCGAGCGAACTCGGTGTGACCACCCGCAGCATCCGCAGCTACACCGCCGCGCTCAAGGAGCTGGTCGAGTCCGGTGCAAGCGGCTACCGGCTCGACCGGGAGGCGTACGACGCCTTCCTCGCCGACGCGGCAGCGGGAGCGGGTAGCGGCGACACAGCGGACTCCCCGCAGGAGCGGCTCGTCTTCCTCGTGCGCCGCCTGCTCGACGAGCCGGACGGCATCGACGTGTTCGAGACGGCGGAGAGCCTGTTCGTCAGCGACTCCACCATCGAGTCCGACCTGACCAGGATGCGCGGCCTCCTCGCGGACACCGAGCTCACGCTCACGCGCAGGGGCCCCGTCGTGCGGCTGGCCGGCCCGGAGATCGCCCGGCGCAAGCTGCTGAGCCGGCTGTTCCGCGACGAGATGCGCCAGGGGGTCGTCGACATCGCGCGCATCCAGGAGGCGTTCGCGTCCGAGGGGCTGGCGAGCTTCAAGTCCGACCTGGTCGAGATGCTGGATGCCCGGGGCTTCTTCGTCAACGAGTACGGCATCAACGACGTGCTGCTGCACATGGCGGTCGCGCTCGACCGCGTCGCCAAGAACCGGGTGCTCCCCGCCGCAGCCGATCCGGAGGTGAGCGAGACCATCCGCACCCTCGCCGACGACCTTGGCACGCTCGTCACCACGCACTTCGACGTGGTGCTCGACCCCACGGAGCTGCGGTACCTGGCGATCCTGCTGCGCACCAGGGTGATCGCGCCAGGGGCGGGATCCGACACGGTCGCCGAGTTCGTGAGCGACGACGACCTGGAGGTGGTGCGCGGGATCGTGGCACGCGCATCCACCGAGTACCTGGTGGACCTGCGGGACGAGAACTTCATCGTGCGCCTCACGCTGCACGTGCAGAACCTGGTGGCGCGCGCCCACGAGAAGACGTACTCGCGCAACCCGCTGACCCGCTCGATCAAGAGCTCGTACCCGATGATCTACGAGCTGGCCGTCTACATCGCGAGCCGGTTGCAGGCCGCGGAGGACATCGTGGTCAACGACGACGAGATCGCGTACATCGCGATGCACGTCGGCGCATACCTGGAGCAGCAGTCCCGCCGGAGGGATGCGGTCACCTGCGCGGTCATCTGCCCCAACTATTACGACATGCACATCCTGCTCAGGGAGCGGCTGGAGAGCGCGCTCGGCGACGAACTCGACGTGACGAGCGTGATCACCTCGACGGAGGCCGACTGGGATGCGATCGACGCCGACCTCGTGCTGAGCACGATCGAGCCGCGCGGCCGCAGAGAGAACACGGTGATCGTGCAGCCGTTCCTGACCGAGGCGGACATCGAGCACACACGCCAGGCCATCGCGCGCATCCGTCGTCAGCGTCGCCGGGCGCGGATCAAGAACGACCTGCTGGAGTACTTCGACGAGCGGCTCTTCCTGCGGAACTTCTACGCCCGCGACCCTGACTCGATGATCAGGGCGCTGGGCGACAGGATGATCGCGGCCGGCGCGATCGACCAGGACTACGTCGACCAGACCATCGAGCGCGAGCACATGTCGTCGACGGCGTTCACCGACTCGCTGGCGGTGCCGCACGCGATGACGATGAGCGCCAAGCGCACGGCCATCGCCATCGTGGTCAACGACGCCGCGATGGACTGGGGGGATGCGCGGGTCAACGTCATCGCATACATCGCGTTCGACGCGGGCGGCCGGGCATCCTTCCAGACGGTCTTCGACCAGTTCGTCGAGGTCTTCTCCGACCGCGAGACGGTGCTCTCCCTCATCCGCCGCACCGCGACGTTCCCCACCTTCATCGACGAGCTCGTCCGCATCATCGACTCGTGAGCGCCGCCCCGCCTCGCCCCTTCTTGTGAGCGGCTAACGGGATTCGTCTGACCGCGACGTGACGGTTTCCGGAGCCTTCCACGGCTCAGGACGACCACTCACGAGGAGAGCGAGTTGCCTCCGCCGCTGAGGAACGGCGAGTGCCCAGACGAGCGTGGAGACGCCGAGGGCCGCGACGGCCATGAGGCCGTAATTCACGGCGAGCACCAGCACGTCTATGCCGGTGGGAATGAGGGGGTTTCGCTCCATGCACGCTCCTAACGTGCCACGAGTATTTCGCGCTCAACTCAAATCTGTCAAGCAAAATTCCACATTTGCGCTGTCTTCACTCCTGCTCGTCTGAGAACTGGCAATCGCTGGCCGTAAGCGGTTCGGGCAAGGTCACCTCCTGCCGGTGGGGTTGGTAGCCCGCCCCGCAAAGAAACGAGTCCGGACCTGTTCACGCGACGCGCCGAGCGCGCCCGTGAACAAGTCCGGACTCGATGGTGTCGCTAGTTGGCGGTGACCGCGTAGGTCACCGAGACGCCGGGGGTGCCGACGGCGACGGTGTACTTGTCGTTGGTGAAGACGGCCTTCGAGTCGGTTGCGCCCGACTGGACGGTGTATCCGGCCTTCTCGAGGGCGGACTTCGCGTCGGCGAAGCCTGACGTGTTCTTCGGCTGGACGGTGACCGACCAGCCGTTGGCCTCGTCGCCGCGGGCGACGAGCAGGATCCCGTCGACGAGCGGGACGTCCTTCTTCGGGAAGCTCGCGGGGAGCGTGGCCGAAGCTGCGGCGGTCTCGGAAGCCGAGGGGCTGGATGACGTGTCGTTCGCGCTGCCGCTGGCGCAGCCTGCGAGGGAACCGATGGTGAGGGCCGCCGCGATGACGGCCGGAACGAGCATTTTCTTACGTGACTGCATGTTTGTTTCCTAGTGCTGTATGTGTGTCCGGAATTGCAAACATTCAGCTTACTCGCGAGGGCTGACAGCTGGTCTGCCCACAGCAGAAGGAAAGGGGATCAGCCGAGCAGGAGCGCGCTCAGCTGGTCGCTCGAGTGCACGACCGCGATGGCGCCGGCAGCCTCGGCGGGGGAGCCGTATCCCCACTCCACCAGGATGGTCGGCAGTCCGTTCTCGCCTGCGCCCTCCACGTCGAACGACCGGTCGCCTACCATCACGGTGTGCGCCAGGTCCACGCCCTGCGCGGTCAGGCGGCGCAGCGCCTCGGCGACGACGTCGGCCTTCGCGCTCAGCGTCTCGTCCTCCGATGCGCCGGTGATCACGTCGAAGTACTGTGCGAGGTCGAAGTGCTCCAGGATGCGCTTGGCCTGCAGCTCGGGCTTGCTCGTCGCGACGGCCAGCGGGATGCCCGCGGCCTGCAGCCGGGTGAGCAGCCCCCGGATGCCCGGGAAGACTGCAGAGTCGAACGCGCCGTTCTCGTGGTAGTCGGCACGGTAGACCGTGAGGGCGTCACGCGCCTCCTGCTCGGTCATCCCGGCGAACTCCTGGAGGGATTCGAGGAGGGGAGGGCCGACGTACTCGACGAGCTTGGCGGGGGATGGCACGGGCAGGCCGAGGGTCTCGAAGGTGGTGACGAGCGAGGAGGTGATGCCGGGTGCGGAGTCTGTGAGGGTGCCGTCGAGGTCGAACAGGACGCAGGTCCAGGTGCGGGTGACGGTGGTGGGGGTCGGGTTGGTCATAGCTGTCCTATGGTATGTGAGGTGTTTCAGAAACGTCTCAGTGCTCGCTGAGAGCTGACTCGATGTGGGAGCGGGCGACGACCATCGTCTGCTCGGTGCCCGGGTTGAACTGCACGGCCACGAACTCGGCCGACCGGATGAAGCCCAGCGCCTCGGTCGCCGGCACGATCACGGCCTGCACCTGCGTGCCCGCGCCCTCCTCCGTGGCGCCCACCGCATCCCGCAGCGCCTTCATCGACGTGAACAGCGGCAGCACGGGCTCGCCGTTCGTGGACGTGAGCGTGCGCAGGCGGGTGTCCTGCGGGGTGGAGCCGGTGACGTCGACGACCAGGCCGCCCTTCACCGCGGCGGCGAGCAGCGCATCCAGGTTCTCGAGGGTCGGCTCCGCTGCGATGGCGGCCAGCGCCGTACGGACGGCGACGTTCTCGTAGCTCTGCGGGAAGCGGGGCTGTTTCATCAGAACAGCCTGCTGTCGCTGTCGTCGAGGCCGCGCATGGCGTCGTAGTCGAGCACCAGGCATCGGATGCCGCGGTCCTCTGCGAGGGTGCGCGCCTGCGGTTTGATCTCCTGCGCGGCGAACACGCCCTGCACCGGGGCGAGGTGCGGATCGCGGTTCATCAGCTCCAGGTAGCGGGTGAGCTGCTCGACGCCGTCGATGTCTCCCCGGCGCTTCAGCTCGACGGCGACGGAGCCGCCCGCCGCATCCCTGGCCAGGATGTCGACGGGGCCGATCGCCGTCATGTACTCACGGCGCACGAGGGTGTGCCCGTCGCCGAGGAGGTGGATCTGCTCGGCCAGCAGCTTCTGCAGGTGGGCTTCGACGCCGTCCTTCTGCAGGCCGGGGTCGACGCCGAGGTCGTGCGCGGAGTCGTGCAGCACCTCGTGGATGGAGACGACGAGCATGTCCGCCGTCTTCGCCTGGGTGACCTTCCAGACCTCGGTGACACCGGCATCCCGTTGCGCGTCGTCCGGCTCGATGACGCTGAGGGTGCAGGGCGGGCTCATCCAGTTGAGCGGCTTGTACGAGCCGCCGTCGGAGTGGACGAGGAGGCTGCCGTCGGATTTGAGCATGAGGAGCCGGTTCGCGAGCGGCAGGTGAGCGCTCAAGCGACCGGCGTAATCGACGGAGCAATGGGCAATGACGAGACGCACCGGATCATCCTACGGCGCTGGCAGGATGGGCACATGACCCGCCAACTCCTCATCGGCACGTATACCGAAATCCTCCCGCACGTCTCCGGGAGCGCCCGCGGCATCCTGCAGGCGGACTTCGACGGGACCACGGTGCGGGATGCGCGGCTCGTCGGCGAGTGCACGAACCCGTCCTGGGTCACGGCGTCCACCGACGGCACGCGCGTGTACGCGGTGCGGGAGACGGAGCCGGATGGCGCGGTCGAGGCCTTCGCGCGCGGAGCGGACGGCGCGCTGACGCTGCTCTCGTCCGCGTCGTCGGGAGGTGCGACGCCCGCCCACCTCGCGCTGCACCCGTCCGGCCGTTACCTGGTGGCCGGGACGTACGGCGGCGGGTCGGTGTCGGTGTTCGCGCTCGCCGCCGACGGGTCGCTCGGCGCCCGCACCGCCTTCGTGCAGCACGAGGGCAACGGACCGAACGCCTCCCGCCAGGAGGGCCCGCACGTGCACCAGCTGAGCTTCGACCCGGTGACCGGCGATCTCGTGGTGGTCGACCTCGGGCTGGGCGACGTGCGCTGGTACGCGTTCGGCGACGACGGCACGCTGACCCTCCGCGCGGACGCGACGATCGTTCTCGGCTCGTCCGGGCCGCGGCACCTGGCGTTCGCACCGGATGCGCGGCACGCGTTCGTGGTGAACGAGCTCGACAGCACCGTCGCCGTGCTGCGTCGCGCCGGCGACCGGTTCGAGGTGGCCTCGAGCGCATCCACTCGGGCGGACGGCGCGTCCGGTGCCAACAGCCCGGCAGCCGTGCGCGTGGCGGAGGACGGCCGCACGGTGTTCGTCAGCAACCGCGGAGACGACACGATCGCCGTGCTGGCCTTCGACGAGCAGACGGCAACCCTCGCCCTCGTGGATGTGGTCTCCACCGCAGGCCGCGCCCCGCGCGACCTCGTGGTCGCCCCCGGCGGGTCGCGCATCCTGGTCGCCAACCAGGACAGCAGCGACGT encodes the following:
- a CDS encoding SseB family protein, whose protein sequence is MKQPRFPQSYENVAVRTALAAIAAEPTLENLDALLAAAVKGGLVVDVTGSTPQDTRLRTLTSTNGEPVLPLFTSMKALRDAVGATEEGAGTQVQAVIVPATEALGFIRSAEFVAVQFNPGTEQTMVVARSHIESALSEH
- a CDS encoding PTS IIB subunit, translating into MKILVVCGAGASSTFVALKLRTAAAARGVEANVVAGSASQLESYAGVDVVLVGAHLSPQLPALQELAASSGAAVAVLPAVSPAAIDGSAALDLALDAKAAAL
- a CDS encoding PRD domain-containing protein, yielding MALSAKQTRMLDILARRAAWVTAADLASELGVTTRSIRSYTAALKELVESGASGYRLDREAYDAFLADAAAGAGSGDTADSPQERLVFLVRRLLDEPDGIDVFETAESLFVSDSTIESDLTRMRGLLADTELTLTRRGPVVRLAGPEIARRKLLSRLFRDEMRQGVVDIARIQEAFASEGLASFKSDLVEMLDARGFFVNEYGINDVLLHMAVALDRVAKNRVLPAAADPEVSETIRTLADDLGTLVTTHFDVVLDPTELRYLAILLRTRVIAPGAGSDTVAEFVSDDDLEVVRGIVARASTEYLVDLRDENFIVRLTLHVQNLVARAHEKTYSRNPLTRSIKSSYPMIYELAVYIASRLQAAEDIVVNDDEIAYIAMHVGAYLEQQSRRRDAVTCAVICPNYYDMHILLRERLESALGDELDVTSVITSTEADWDAIDADLVLSTIEPRGRRENTVIVQPFLTEADIEHTRQAIARIRRQRRRARIKNDLLEYFDERLFLRNFYARDPDSMIRALGDRMIAAGAIDQDYVDQTIEREHMSSTAFTDSLAVPHAMTMSAKRTAIAIVVNDAAMDWGDARVNVIAYIAFDAGGRASFQTVFDQFVEVFSDRETVLSLIRRTATFPTFIDELVRIIDS
- a CDS encoding PTS mannitol transporter subunit IICB, yielding MSTASETTTRKPNGARVHVQRFGTFLSNMVMPNIPAFIAWGFITALFIATGWLQSTNWAISGILGGFGDQAKIGWEGAATVLAQDPSGHTFNQYVGLVGPMITYLLPLLIANTGGRMVYGVRGGVVGSIATMGVIVGSNIPMFIGAMIMGPLGAYVIKQVDRIWDGKIKAGFEMLVNNFSAGIVGMLLSIGAFFGIAPIVEWLSSVLGGAVNWLVSLHLLPLASILIEPGKVLFLNNAINHGVLTPLGIEQAQQTGKSILFLLEANPGPGLGILAAYSFFGLGVARASAPGAIIIQFFGGIHEIYFPYVLMKPILIIGAIAGGMTGVAINAAFQTGLRAPASPGSIIAVLLQTPGPSLVGVVLSVIGAAAVSFIVCSVILRASRKRDLAAGNAGDMTAAVAATQANKGKESSVLQSLVNEGEHDTGDAQGDATSRLVRNIVFACDAGMGSSAMGASVLRNKIKKAGIDGVTVTNQAISNLDGTADLVITQRELTDRAKGQSPASQHVSVDNFMNSPRYDEVVDLVKAQQNTPEDANR
- the nucS gene encoding endonuclease NucS, which produces MRLVIAHCSVDYAGRLSAHLPLANRLLMLKSDGSLLVHSDGGSYKPLNWMSPPCTLSVIEPDDAQRDAGVTEVWKVTQAKTADMLVVSIHEVLHDSAHDLGVDPGLQKDGVEAHLQKLLAEQIHLLGDGHTLVRREYMTAIGPVDILARDAAGGSVAVELKRRGDIDGVEQLTRYLELMNRDPHLAPVQGVFAAQEIKPQARTLAEDRGIRCLVLDYDAMRGLDDSDSRLF
- a CDS encoding HAD hydrolase-like protein, whose product is MTNPTPTTVTRTWTCVLFDLDGTLTDSAPGITSSLVTTFETLGLPVPSPAKLVEYVGPPLLESLQEFAGMTEQEARDALTVYRADYHENGAFDSAVFPGIRGLLTRLQAAGIPLAVATSKPELQAKRILEHFDLAQYFDVITGASEDETLSAKADVVAEALRRLTAQGVDLAHTVMVGDRSFDVEGAGENGLPTILVEWGYGSPAEAAGAIAVVHSSDQLSALLLG
- the ptsP gene encoding phosphoenolpyruvate--protein phosphotransferase; amino-acid sequence: MSDTTATDVLTGAGIGQGIAIGPVLRMSDPLPEPADTPSTSTPDEERARFASAVAAVADDLRARAAKVDGTAADVLEAQSMMAEDSTLASDVSDRIESGKTAERAVFEGFAVFRDMLIGLGGYMGERATDLDDVAQRVISALSGRPAPGVPQSDTPYILVAHDLAPADTALLDLTKVLGLVTREGGPTSHTAILAREKAIVAIVGVAGADAIADGTEIVVDAASGTVTVAPDAERRADAERRIADREAALSGGTEPGTLADGTAIPLLANLGSADGAQKAVDAGAEGVGLFRTEFLFLDQRMAPTVEQQRAEYIRLLSAFPGQKVVARVLDAGADKPLEFLNDAHEDNPALGLRGLRALRANEDLLREQLTALAEADAATDADLWVMAPMVATVEETRYFVQLASEFGLKTVGVMVEIPSAALTADRILREAAFASIGTNDLTQYSLAADRLLGSVAGFQDPWHPAVLRLIGEVGKAGSDLGKPVGICGEAAADPLLAVVLVGLGATTLSMSPAAIADVRMSIKRFTLDQAKNLAEIALAADGAAEARDAVRAAISGRPPQ
- a CDS encoding HPr family phosphocarrier protein, yielding MAERIITVGSTHGLHARPAKLFVEAVGKSGAQVKLTKEGGKTVDAGSILGVISLGIDHGDKIVLTTDAPGGEAVLDDLAEILATDHDA
- a CDS encoding lactonase family protein, with the translated sequence MTRQLLIGTYTEILPHVSGSARGILQADFDGTTVRDARLVGECTNPSWVTASTDGTRVYAVRETEPDGAVEAFARGADGALTLLSSASSGGATPAHLALHPSGRYLVAGTYGGGSVSVFALAADGSLGARTAFVQHEGNGPNASRQEGPHVHQLSFDPVTGDLVVVDLGLGDVRWYAFGDDGTLTLRADATIVLGSSGPRHLAFAPDARHAFVVNELDSTVAVLRRAGDRFEVASSASTRADGASGANSPAAVRVAEDGRTVFVSNRGDDTIAVLAFDEQTATLALVDVVSTAGRAPRDLVVAPGGSRILVANQDSSDVSVFAYDPDSRALTHLATTPVPTPVSLYVLPA